The Oncorhynchus tshawytscha isolate Ot180627B linkage group LG05, Otsh_v2.0, whole genome shotgun sequence genome includes a window with the following:
- the tssk6 gene encoding testis-specific serine/threonine-protein kinase 6 translates to MYTEKVLREMGYKLGATIGEGSYSKVKLASSQKHNSEVAIKIVDRKKAPHDFVHKFLPRELTLLRGVRHNNIVHVHEFIEVCNGRLYIVMEAAATDLLQKIQEVNSIPIAQAKTMFSQIVSAVNYLNQNNIVHRDMKCENVLLTRDNQVKITDFGFGRFAKGYPELSSTYCGSAAYAPPEVLLGVPYDPKKYDVWSLGVILYVMVTGCMPYDDSNVSKLPRAQRKALVYPDDVAVEEPCQQLIAYLMQFSPSNRPTIQQVAEQSWLQ, encoded by the coding sequence ATGTACACAGAGAAAGTTCTGCGCGAGATGGGCTACAAGTTGGGAGCAACAATCGGCGAGGGAAGCTACTCCAAAGTGAAATTAGCCAGCTCCCAGAAACACAATTCTGAGGTGGCCATAAAAATTGTGGACCGCAAAAAGGCTCCCCACGACTTCGTCCACAAGTTTCTACCCAGGGAGCTGACACTTTTGAGGGGAGTGAGACATAACAATATTGTACATGTGCACGAATTCATAGAGGTTTGCAACGGCCGACTATACATAGTGATGGAGGCGGCAGCGACGGATCTTCTCCAAAAAATCCAAGAGGTCAATTCCATCCCCATAGCCCAAGCCAAGACCATGTTTTCCCAGATTGTCAGCGCTGTGAACTATCTCAATCAAAACAACATCGTCCATCGGGACATGAAATGTGAGAATGTGCTGCTGACTAGGGACAACCAAGTAAAGATCACAGACTTTGGTTTTGGGAGGTTTGCTAAGGGCTACCCTGAGCTGAGTAGCACCTACTGTGGTTCAGCGGCCTACGCCCCACCGGAGGTACTCCTCGGAGTTCCATACGACCCTAAGAAATATGATGTGTGGAGCTTGGGTGTGATTCTCTATGTCATGGTCACTGGGTGTATGCCCTACGACGATTCCAATGTCAGCAAACTCCCGCGGGCTCAGCGCAAGGCCTTGGTCTACCCGGACGACGTCGCCGTGGAAGAGCCATGCCAGCAGTTAATTGCCTATCTGATGCAGTTCAGCCCTTCTAACCGTCCGACAATCCAACAGGTGGCAGAGCAGTCTTGGTTGCAATAA